Below is a window of Pseudomonadota bacterium DNA.
TCCATCGGCGAATACTGCAACCGGGAAGTCATCGTAACGGACCAACATACCAGCGTTCCGGACGCCGCGTGCCTCATGCGCGACTCTCACGTCGGCGATCTGATTGTCGTTGAACAAGCCGGTGAGGAGCATCTACCCATCGGCATCTTAACCGACCGCGACTTGGTGGTTGAAGTACTGGCCCAACGGGTCGCGCCTGACACTTTGCTGGTCGAAGACGTCATGACCCCCAATCCCGCCACCGCGCGGGAGAACGAAGATATGCTCGAGGCTCTGAGCCGTATGCGACGCCTGGGTGTCAGGCGCATGCCGGTGGTGAACGAGCGCGGCGGCTTGGTGGGCATTCTCACCGCGGATGACGTGCTGGAGCTGCTCAACGAAGGCCTGACCGATTTGGTCAACTTGGTCAATCGCGAGATTGGCCACGAGCGAGCGCGCC
It encodes the following:
- a CDS encoding CBS domain-containing protein, translated to MSIGEYCNREVIVTDQHTSVPDAACLMRDSHVGDLIVVEQAGEEHLPIGILTDRDLVVEVLAQRVAPDTLLVEDVMTPNPATARENEDMLEALSRMRRLGVRRMPVVNERGGLVGILTADDVLELLNEGLTDLVNLVNREIGHERARRQI